AAATCGACAGCAGCAGAAAAATTAGCAGCAGCTAATGTCAAAGACTGCTGAGATTGCAGTTGCGCCAGGAGTTGTTCGAGATTTTTTAAGCGAAATGATAGAGAATCAACCTCTTGTTTGAATTCATCAATCTTGTTAGTTTTAGCCTGCAATAACTTCAATTCATCTTGAAGAATTGGCAATAGACCTCTTGCATAATTTTTTTATGGTATGATATAAGGTTTTGCTTTTTTCTCAATTCTTAGATTGAAGTGGAAAAAAGAATAAAATGTGATCTTAGGTCAGGAAATCATCTATAATTTTGCTATGTTTATTAGCAAAATTATGGATTATCAAAACTTATCAGATGAACAATTCAAACGCCGTTTCGGTGTGTATAAACAAACCTATAGAAAGATGGTAGAATCAGTAAAAAGTGTTGAAGCCGACTCTAATTCAGCGTTCGGCTGAGCGTTCGACAAAAGCTCACGCGGCTCGACTGAGCTCGCCGAACGTCCGAAGTCTCACGGCCGAAGCCATCTAAAAGGGGACCGAAACCTAAACTATCTATAGAAGAACAAGTTTTAGTAACGTTAGAATATTGGCGAGAATATAGAACATATTTTCACATTGGTACAAGCTGGGAACTATCAGAATCAACTATAGGTCGGATTGTAAATAAGACGGAAAAAATGCTTTTACAATCGGGAAACTTCCGTTTAAAAGGAAAAAAAGCTTTACTCAATCAAGCAGAGATACCGGTCGTAACGGTAATGGATGTAACGGAAACTCCCATTGAACGCCCCCAAAAGAAACAGAAAGATTTTTTGGGGGGTAAAAGAGGTTATCATACTTTAAAATCCCAATTAGTAGCTGATCAAAATACAGAGGAAATTATCTGTGTCTTTTGTGGGAAAGGCAGAGGTCATGATTTTAGTTTATTTAAAAAAAGTCGAGTTCGTTTTCATCCTTTAACTACCAGCATAGAAGACAGTGGTTATCAGGGAATATCTCAATACCATAGTAATAGTTATACACCAAAAAAGAAACCTAAAAATAGAAAATTAACAGACTTATAAAAGGAGTATAACAAGGCTTTAGCCAAAGAAAATATTATCATTGAACCTATAAATAGGAAACTCAAAATCTTTAAAATCTTATCCTGTAAATATCGGAATCGTCGTCGAAGATATAGTTTAAGAGTTAACTTGTTGGCGGCTATTTATAACTGTGAGTTAGGGATAGGTATAGCAGCTTCTTAAAAGTTGCCTAAAGATTAATCAAGTCAAGGAGAATTTATTCTCAATTATAAAAATTGAGATAGTTTGTGCCGCTTAAATAAAGAGGTTTTCATAACCAAATTAAAGCATATCTAAAGAGTTTTGAGTTAAAAGTAACACTTCAAGTTTTCATTCAGAACAAATATACCAATTAACTGATTTTTGGGGTAAAATTAGTTGACCAATCATTATAACATATAATTAATTTGCAAGAGTTCTACTGATCACTGAAAAAAGCTCCCCACACCCCACACCAATGCTTAACAATCAAAGAGCTTCGCCGGTGTCTGTAATTTGTTTAGGGGAAATCCTCTATGATCTAATTGCCGATCAGAGCGATCGCTCTATAGAGCAAGTAACTTCTTGGACAACCTACGCCGGGGGTGCGCCGGCAAACGTGGCCTGTGGATTGCGAAAATTGGGCATAAATTCGGCTTTTATCGGTTGTGTGGGCAAAGATCAACCTGGAGAACAGTTAATCGCCTTGCTAGACGCTCTCGGAGTCGATACCACTGGTGTACAGTATCACCCCACCCTACCCACCCGACAAGTTTATGTCACCCGCGATGCTGGGGGAGACAGACATTTTGCGGGTTTTGGCGGCAGAAAAACGACTGATTTTGCCGATACTGCCCTTAATGCTGACCTATTGCCCGAAAATCTCTGGAAAAATGCCGATTATCTAGTGATGGGAACCCTAGGGTTAGCCTATCCCCCGGCGAGAGCTGCGATGATGCGCGCCCTGCAATTGGCTAAAATTTACGGGGTGAAAGTATTGATCGATATCAACTGGCGACCGGTTTTTTGGCCTAATCTTGAGGCTGCCCCTGATATCATTCGAGATTTTATCGTCCAGGCCGATTTGCTCAAATGTAGCGAGGAAGAAGCAGCATGGTTATTTGGCACTGATAACCCGGGAGAAATATCATCACAATACCCCAATTTAGTGGCAATTCTGGTTACTGGCGGCGCAAAAGGTTGTAAATATCATTTAGGCAAAAATAGCGGCACTGTCGAGGCTTTTCCCGGGGAGGTGGTGGATACAACCGGGGCGGGGGATGGCTTTGTGGCGGGTTTTTTGGCTCGTGCCGGTCTTGGAGGCGATAAAATTGGGGAAAATGCCGATTTAGCCCGTAAGGCGGTGATTTATGCCTGTGCGGTGGGGGCAATGGTGACAAGGGGGGCAGGAGCGATCGCATCCCAACCGACTCGGGAACAGGTGGAGGAGTTTCTAGCGGCCTTTGACTCCTAGAAATTATACTAGGGTTTGCTGAAAAAGTTTGTTGGTGGTGGCAGGGTGTGGCCCCCCAACCCCCCCGACATCGGGGGTGTGGGGTGTGGGGTGTAGGGTTTTACCAGTTTTGAGGTGGCCAATTACCTAATTTTCAGGGGAAAAGTACCTGAATTTCCCCCCCCAATCACTCCCATATCCGGTAATTTTTGATTGACAAAAGGCCTAAAAGTCTTATCCAACAAGGTTTTTAGATTTATTCAGCAAGCCCTATACTAAATCCGGTTATTAAAGACTGATTATTTATTCCCCCTTTTGCATGAGTGCCTTTTGCCTTTTGCCTGTCCTGATATATAGCCTATACTCAACGGATTTAGTATTAGTTATCTCCTGGAGCAAGCCAGATTACAATAAGCTGCCCGCGCATTTAAATTGCTTGTTGAGACGAGGCAAGAGGCACTCTTGCAAGAGGCAACAGTAAAGGGATTGGGGGAGATTCGGCTAATCTTAAGAATAAGCGCTTTAAATGCGTCTTAGCTTATCATCGCACGGGAGAAAAAGCCCGATTATTTGATGATGTTTATTATGGGGCGGGGACTTGGAAATAGCCACGACGAGTGGTAATGAAGGCAGAATGGTTAGAAAAAGGGGCTAACCCTAGATTTATCGTTACCAATTTACTCACAGACGCCCAAGAACTCTAGGATGATTTTTATGTCCAAAGAGGAGCTAGTTCGGAGCATAGAATTAAAGAATTAAAACTAGGAATCAAAGCTGACAGACTCAGTTGTCAAAAATTTATTGTCAATCAGTTTCGTCTGTTTTTGTCCCAAGCTGCTTATATTTTGCTGCTGGGGATTCGGCAAGCAGCACCGGGGACAAGATTGGCAAAGGCGACAGTTTCTCGTTTAAAAGAAACTCTTATTAAAACTGCGGCAAAAGTTAGTTTTTCGGTCAGAAAAGTATTAGTTGAGTTAGCAGATAATTGTCCATTTGCCTATGAAATTAGTCTAATTTAACAGCGAATTTACAGTGGAGTTCAATTGATTTTTTCTTCAAGCCAAGCCTTCCTAGTATTATTGTATCTAAATGACAATTTAAGTTGCTTTTTTAGGCTTTAATTGTTAATTTTGTGCGGTTGATTAAGGATTTTTACTTACTTATTTAACCCCCCAAAAAAAACTGGATGTAAATCCAGTTTGTCTGGTTCCTTGTTTTTTGGTTCATGAATAATGCCGGTTTAGGCAATCCCCCGATTTTAAAGAATTATGATTATGACTCGATTGATTTATTACGTCGCACTTTTCACGAGAGGGAACAAATTGACAAAAACAAAAACTCTTTGATTAATCAGCTTAGACAGCGATTATGTTGTGAATACCCAGAAATCGCCCAAAGAGACTTTGATTATATTGGAGTTAATGGGTTTAATCCCAGTTTAGGACATATTGCCGGATTAAGAAATAACTCGCGCATTAAAAACACGGTTGGCACTGGAATTAGTGAGTTTAGTCAGCTATTAGCTAAGGATATTGTCGCCTATCAGGATAGAATTGTAGACAAAGAACAGCAGTTAAGCGAGATTCTAGAACTGGAACAATTTAAGCTTTATTGCCAAGTATTTGACCAGTTTCTTTTTGGTACGGTGACTAAAAGCTTGTTGCTTTTACACTGCTATCCTATCGAGAGATTTTTGGTCAAAGGTAAACCCTACTTTAGAGGTGATCATGACATTAGCTTGAGAAAATTTCAGGCTTATCTAGGCTTAGGATATTCCTAAGTACCTAAGCAAAATTAATTACACATATCTAAACACCTCTTGCCTCTTGCAAGAGTGCCTCTTGCCTATCTTCACTAGGAAATTAATTTTGCACGACTACTTATCAGATTTCTGGTGATACCTCAGCAAAACAAGACAAGGTGAAAAAGTCCAGGAAAGGTTCCGACTTAATGCGCTCTCACTTGTATGCTCACGCACTGGTGACTATTTGCCCGAATAAACCCGCTAAAACCGACATTATTGGCAAGCTTAAGCATTCTTGGCTCAATCCCCGCATTCATATCTATTACGACCACGAAAATGGTCAAAGAATCGAGAAAAGGAAAGAGTTACCCAGTTTTAAGGCATTGGGTAAGGATGGGCTATGTCGCTTGCTGTTTTACGAGACTAGGCTTTTGTATCAGCTTTTAACCCGCAATTTGGTAAAGTGATGTGTGATCCGGAATGGAAAATTAAATTATACCAATTTTCAATAATCGTGACTAACATCTGAGAGCGCAATTCCCTTCTCAGAGAGCAATTGCGCTTTGAAATGATCAACTAAGTCTGTCATTACTTTTGAAAAATGATATTAGGTTCAGAAATCCTGATTTTTATCCATCGTCCGGGGGAAGATTTTTCTGATTTGTTGAAACGCTGGCGCGAAACCCAAATATGTTTAGATAAAGAATATGAATGGTTAATGCCACCCAGAGAACAACAGATGTTTATAGCGTTTTTCAGTCTGCTGAGGTACAAAAGTTATGGGTTTTAGGCAAAAGGCAAGAGGCAAAAGTCAAAAGGGAAGAAAAATATGTGTACCTCACTAGCTTATAGCGGTGTGCAGTCGTATTAGGTACAGTGTCACAAGCTATAAACCATGCTAGGCAAAGCTTGGTCTGTATCTCACTCAAGCGCTTACCGCTATAGTGAAGGTGCTGAAACAATTCACCCTTTATTTGTGGTTTTTGATCAAACACCTGAGAGGATTAAAAAGGGTTTAAAAGGGGCTTGTTTACCCATGGTTGTTCAAAGTTATCGGCCAGCTTTGATTGATGATTGCTTAGAATTAGTCGATCAAGATTAGTTGACTCTCTGGGGTTAGTATAAAGGGAACAGTTGACAATGGTTAAGTCCCTAAAATCAAGCGCTGACGATGGCAATTAAGCAGCGAAATTTCCTGTCCAGAGACCCGTTCTAACATCTCGACGATATGATCGGGCTGTAGTAAAGTGCCATCATTGCGACAACTGCCCACATAGCACAAAACGGCTTGTTTGTCAACAGTTTTTAACTCTAATTCATATAATTGTTCTCGCAGATTAATCGTGACTTTTTTGCCGGATTTGGTGGTTTTTTCCCGTTCCATCACCGTTGCTTGCTTAATCGCCTCGATCCAATTTTGCCATTGTTGGCAGTCAATTCCCTCACTGTTAAAAGTGAGCAAATACGCAGCTTTTTCTAACAAACGGGTGGCAGCGGGGGCATTTAAGGGAATTTCTTCCACCTGATAAACCGGCAAATCTGCGGGTAATTGCCCGCTTAACTGCCGTTTAAAAGTCTCTAAATCGATTACTTTTGTCAATTCAAAATCGACAATCTCACCGCTACTGGTTGCTCCCAAGGATAAAGCATTAGCGATCGAAATGCGCGGACCGGGGTGAAATCCACCGGTAAAGGAAATAGGAATAGCAGCCCGACGGACGACGCGATCAAATAAACGCACCAGATCCAAGTGGCTAACTAGGGCCATTTCGCCAATTTTGCCAAACCAAACCCGAATTCTTTGGGCGCGTTCTTGATTGGGTTGAAAATGTCCGGCAAAAGCGGGAATCGGAGGCGCTTCAATGACGATATTATGGCCAAAATCGACGCTACAAACGCCACAATGGGAACAACCCTCAAAAGAACAATCGGGAACCGTTGCCGCGTCTAGGGCGCGTTTTAAGTCCTCCTCTAGCCATTTTTTATCGATACCGGTATCCAGATGATCCCAGGGCAAAGGACGCTCTAAAACATCTTTGTCTGCATCGGCAAAAATATTCCATTCTCCCTGTTCTATCTGACGATATTTCCAGGTTAAACCGGATTCTTCGATCGCCTGTGACCATGCTTGATAGGCTTTTTCTGTATTATCCCACCAAGCATCCATCCCGGCTCCCAATTGCCAAGCGCGCAGCACCACTTTCCCTAAACTTCTGTCACCGCGACCGATAAAATCTTCCATAGCCGAGATGCGGACATCGGTATAATTGACTTTTACCCCTCTCATGCCTTGGAATTCCTGTCTTAATAACTCCTGTTTGCGGATAAATTCGGCCGTGGAGACGGAATGCCACTGGAAGGGGGTATGGGGTTTAGGGGTAAAATTCGAGATAGTTAGGGTAAAATCGAGGGGTTTCCGCTTCGGTAAACGACATTCCCGACGCAACCAGCGCACCGTTTCCACGATACCGATGACATCCACATCGGTTTCCCCTGGCAAACCGATCATAAAATAGAGTTTGACCTTATCCCAACCCTGTTCGACGGCAGTTTTTATGCCTCTGAGTAATTCTTCGTTGGTTAACCCTTTGTTAATTACATCGCGCATTCGTTGGGTTCCCGCTTCCGGTGCAAAGGTTAAACCCGATTGACGATTGCCCCCAATT
This Microcystis wesenbergii NRERC-220 DNA region includes the following protein-coding sequences:
- a CDS encoding carbohydrate kinase family protein — its product is MLNNQRASPVSVICLGEILYDLIADQSDRSIEQVTSWTTYAGGAPANVACGLRKLGINSAFIGCVGKDQPGEQLIALLDALGVDTTGVQYHPTLPTRQVYVTRDAGGDRHFAGFGGRKTTDFADTALNADLLPENLWKNADYLVMGTLGLAYPPARAAMMRALQLAKIYGVKVLIDINWRPVFWPNLEAAPDIIRDFIVQADLLKCSEEEAAWLFGTDNPGEISSQYPNLVAILVTGGAKGCKYHLGKNSGTVEAFPGEVVDTTGAGDGFVAGFLARAGLGGDKIGENADLARKAVIYACAVGAMVTRGAGAIASQPTREQVEEFLAAFDS
- a CDS encoding TIGR03960 family B12-binding radical SAM protein, whose amino-acid sequence is MTIALDQLLTPDIFRPARYLGNELGAKHKEWASAVVRWVLTYPEVYEVGASNLGHIILYNILNAQPRQLCDRTYLPAPDLAQKLKQTKTPLFALESRRYLTDFDILGFSLSYELGATNILEMLDLATIPLTWRERDAGNYPLIFAGGQTATSNPEPYADFFDFIALGDGEELLPEIGLILEEGKLANLSKEELLLDLAQIPGVYVPRFYDVTPIGAVIPNRDDVPKRILRRVATPIPAYSIGLVPFVETVHDRLVVEIRRGCTRGCRFCQPGMLTRPARDVQPEAVIESIEKGMRATGYNEFSLLSLSCSDYLALPAVGMEIKNRLQNENISLSLPSQRVDRFDENIANIIGGNRQSGLTFAPEAGTQRMRDVINKGLTNEELLRGIKTAVEQGWDKVKLYFMIGLPGETDVDVIGIVETVRWLRRECRLPKRKPLDFTLTISNFTPKPHTPFQWHSVSTAEFIRKQELLRQEFQGMRGVKVNYTDVRISAMEDFIGRGDRSLGKVVLRAWQLGAGMDAWWDNTEKAYQAWSQAIEESGLTWKYRQIEQGEWNIFADADKDVLERPLPWDHLDTGIDKKWLEEDLKRALDAATVPDCSFEGCSHCGVCSVDFGHNIVIEAPPIPAFAGHFQPNQERAQRIRVWFGKIGEMALVSHLDLVRLFDRVVRRAAIPISFTGGFHPGPRISIANALSLGATSSGEIVDFELTKVIDLETFKRQLSGQLPADLPVYQVEEIPLNAPAATRLLEKAAYLLTFNSEGIDCQQWQNWIEAIKQATVMEREKTTKSGKKVTINLREQLYELELKTVDKQAVLCYVGSCRNDGTLLQPDHIVEMLERVSGQEISLLNCHRQRLILGT